The genomic stretch TGTAAACCACAGGACGTGGAAAGAACGCCTCAGCCACCTCACTGATACCGCGGGAAAAGGTATCTACCATCATCTGCTCTCCGCCTTCCTCGATAAGCAGTCTCGGGTGTTTCCCGATTTCGAGCATCATATGTTCTGCCCTGAGGAGGCCAACACCGTCTGCATTTGTCTCCTGGGCAACCTTTTTCGCAATCTCAGGAACAGACAGATTAACATACACCCTGGTAGCTGTGATGGCCTGCGCCGATACATCAAGGAGTGCCGGGCTGGGCTTTGCCGCCTCTTTTTCAACCATTGCACCCTTAAATACAAGACCTCTCTGCCCTTCTACGGTCACTATCTCACCGCCCTTTAAGACCTTTGTGGCATTCTCTGTGCCGACTACGCAAGGTATTCCAAGCTCACGGCTAACAATAGCAGCATGGCAGGTCTTGCCTCCCAAATCAGTAACAATAGCAGAGGCCTTTTTCATTACTGTAACCCAATCAGGGGTAGTCATCTCAGTAACCAGGACTTCGCCTTCATGAAAACCTGAAATCTCCTTGACATCCAATATGACCTTCACCTCTCCACTCCCCTGCCCTGGGCTAACACCCAGACCTCGAACAAGGATTTCCTGTTCCATAAGCCCTCTCTCCTCCCTCTTTTTTATTCCTACCATGTGAACTGTCTCAGGCCTTGCCTGGAGTATGAAAAGACGGCCAGCTCTATCTATAGCCCATTCAATGTCCTGTGCGACTCCATAGTGATTCTCTATCTGGACGCCATACTGCGCCAGTCGGACGATTGCTTCATCCGTCAGTGCCTGTCTGTCCTGCATACCTTTAGGAACCATAGCCCATCTGGTGCCGCCCTTTTCATCGTATACAATCTGTTTTTCCTTCTTGAAGACCTTTCTATCAAGGATGCGGAAGGTTCCTTTTTCCACGACATATTCATCTGGTGTAATCTTGCCGCTTACGATGGCTTCGCCAAGCCCCCAGGAGGCATCTATAACTATCTTATCCCTCTCACCCGTTACAGGCTCTAAGGTGAACGTGACCCCTGAAGCCTGCGAATCAATCATCTCTTGAACAGCCACGCTGATGAGTACCTGGTCGTGGGCAAACCCCTTTTCTCTTCGGTAGACAATGGCCCTTGGCGTGAAAAGGGAGCTCCAGCACTGCTGAACCCCCTTTAAGAGTGTTTTTCGTGTCACGTTCAGAAACGTATCCTGCTGGCCAGCAAAACTTGCGTCTGGCAGGTCCTCAGCCGTTGCTGAAGACCTTACAGCCACTGCTACAGTCTTCTTGCCAAGCAGTTTACAGAGACCTTCGTATGCCTTTAGGATTGCATCCCTTATCTCGTTGGGCATTGAAAGGCTCTCAATATGCGTCCTGATTCGTTGTGAGACCTCCTGGATCGATCCCAGATCATCCATATTTATATCGGCCAAAAGGGCATCAATCTTTTCATTTGCACGGTTTTTTTCTAAAAACACCTGATAGGCATATGCTGAAATGGCAAAACCATCTGGGACGGGCACGCCAATCTTTCCGTAGAGTTCTCCGAGATTGGCACATTTCCCTCCCACAAGCGGGATGTCTTCTTTGCCCAGGTCTTTAAACCATAACACAAGATTGTGCTTCACAAAATATCACCCCCTTTCACGATTTGCGACCTAACATTTCCTCTCTACCCTCCATTATCCTGTTAGCGATCTCCTCTATAGAACTATTCGTGACATCTAAAATCTGAAGTCCCTTTATCTGATTGAATATCCGATAGCTGTATTCCAACTCTTCTCTAATATGGGTTATATCCGCATAATCGATGGACGCCGCGTACTTAAGTCTCCTTTGCCTGATAAAGGCGAGCCTCTCTGGAGCGATAGTAAAGCCTATCTTCTGGGTCTTCGGCAGAAAGACCTTATCTGGTGGTTTTACACCAAGGATAATGGGCACATTGGCCACCTTTAAACCATAGTTACAGGAAAGATAAAGACTGGTAGGGGTTTTGGAGGTTCTCGAGACGCCAAGTATGATAAGATTTGCCTTCTCCAGGGTCTCCAGGCCCTGTCCATCATCGTGCTTCAGGGTAAAATCAATTGATTCAGCAAGGCGAATCGACTCTTCCCCGATTCCCCTTAAAAGACCTGGCTCCAGTATAGGAATCAGGTCCCACAGCCTTCTTATCCGGTCAAGGATTGGGCCAAGGAGGTCGATGGTAAAGATATCCATTTTTCGTTTTTCCTTGCGAATCCACAACCTTAGTTCCTGTGAGACAAGGGAGTAGATGACAATGCCCTGTACCGCATTAGCCTGGTTCAGAATCGCCTTGACCTGTTCC from Nitrospirota bacterium encodes the following:
- a CDS encoding kinase/pyrophosphorylase, with the translated sequence MQICHQIGDARGTLPAPKPMSLPKKKVHIFIVSDATGTTAEMVINAVLVQFKDIKPVFKKFPYIRTKEQVKAILNQANAVQGIVIYSLVSQELRLWIRKEKRKMDIFTIDLLGPILDRIRRLWDLIPILEPGLLRGIGEESIRLAESIDFTLKHDDGQGLETLEKANLIILGVSRTSKTPTSLYLSCNYGLKVANVPIILGVKPPDKVFLPKTQKIGFTIAPERLAFIRQRRLKYAASIDYADITHIREELEYSYRIFNQIKGLQILDVTNSSIEEIANRIMEGREEMLGRKS
- the ppsA gene encoding phosphoenolpyruvate synthase translates to MKHNLVLWFKDLGKEDIPLVGGKCANLGELYGKIGVPVPDGFAISAYAYQVFLEKNRANEKIDALLADINMDDLGSIQEVSQRIRTHIESLSMPNEIRDAILKAYEGLCKLLGKKTVAVAVRSSATAEDLPDASFAGQQDTFLNVTRKTLLKGVQQCWSSLFTPRAIVYRREKGFAHDQVLISVAVQEMIDSQASGVTFTLEPVTGERDKIVIDASWGLGEAIVSGKITPDEYVVEKGTFRILDRKVFKKEKQIVYDEKGGTRWAMVPKGMQDRQALTDEAIVRLAQYGVQIENHYGVAQDIEWAIDRAGRLFILQARPETVHMVGIKKREERGLMEQEILVRGLGVSPGQGSGEVKVILDVKEISGFHEGEVLVTEMTTPDWVTVMKKASAIVTDLGGKTCHAAIVSRELGIPCVVGTENATKVLKGGEIVTVEGQRGLVFKGAMVEKEAAKPSPALLDVSAQAITATRVYVNLSVPEIAKKVAQETNADGVGLLRAEHMMLEIGKHPRLLIEEGGEQMMVDTFSRGISEVAEAFFPRPVVY